The Thermodesulfobacteriota bacterium genome window below encodes:
- a CDS encoding NapC/NirT family cytochrome c, which produces MRLPRIVHNWLSYAGAAISALSLIVFIFLFALHSIVDTSEVPYAGLIIFVLIPMIFVFGMILIPIGMLFEWQRFRNTGIRSLPRFPIIDLNNPHQRNATLIFFVGSILLIILVTLSGYKAYHVTDSVAFCGTLCHSVMQPEYTAYQNSPHARVRCVDCHVGPGADWFVKSKMSGLYQVYAVLLNKYPRPIPVPIESLRPAQETCEQCHWPEQFFGAQQKRLLHFLPDENNTRWDINLLIRTGGGSPETGLTEGIHWHMNIGNKLEYIATDETRQEIPWVRTTNLETGHVTEYMSTENPLSDGEIGSANIRKMDCMDCHNRPTHIFRSPSYSMNLALGTGKIDPNLPFIKQTGVKLLSGNYDSTESALKEIENGVKKFYQDNHSELTNHKEDSISGAIVEIQDIYQNNFFPDIMKVRWDVYPNNIGHLNFPGCYRCHDGLHKSADGKVITNKCTACHTIISQGTPENMEYSMEPDGLAFRHPEDIGEMWKEIKCSDCHTGGLP; this is translated from the coding sequence ATGAGATTGCCTAGGATTGTCCACAATTGGTTAAGCTACGCCGGTGCGGCTATATCGGCTTTGTCGCTAATTGTTTTTATCTTCTTATTTGCCCTTCACTCAATTGTTGATACCTCAGAAGTACCCTACGCCGGGCTGATCATCTTCGTATTAATACCGATGATTTTTGTTTTTGGTATGATCCTTATCCCGATTGGCATGCTCTTCGAGTGGCAACGTTTCAGAAACACAGGTATAAGATCATTGCCGCGGTTCCCAATAATCGACCTGAATAACCCTCACCAAAGGAATGCGACATTAATCTTTTTTGTGGGTTCGATCCTACTGATAATTCTTGTCACCTTAAGCGGTTATAAAGCCTACCATGTTACTGATTCTGTGGCCTTCTGCGGCACACTTTGCCACAGTGTGATGCAACCGGAGTACACCGCTTATCAGAATTCGCCACATGCAAGGGTTCGCTGCGTTGACTGCCACGTAGGACCAGGGGCAGACTGGTTTGTAAAGTCTAAAATGTCAGGACTATACCAGGTTTATGCCGTTCTCTTAAACAAATACCCGAGGCCGATTCCAGTCCCAATCGAGAGCTTGCGCCCGGCACAGGAGACATGTGAGCAGTGCCACTGGCCTGAGCAGTTTTTTGGCGCTCAACAAAAAAGACTGCTTCATTTCTTGCCTGATGAGAATAATACTCGTTGGGATATTAATCTGCTAATCAGAACCGGAGGGGGCAGCCCGGAGACGGGACTGACCGAAGGAATCCATTGGCACATGAACATTGGCAATAAATTAGAGTACATTGCCACTGATGAGACGCGACAGGAGATTCCCTGGGTAAGAACGACGAATTTGGAAACTGGACACGTGACCGAATATATGTCAACCGAAAATCCACTTTCAGATGGAGAAATCGGCAGTGCAAATATTCGTAAGATGGACTGCATGGATTGCCACAACCGACCCACGCACATTTTCCGTTCTCCTAGTTATTCGATGAATCTCGCTTTAGGTACTGGCAAGATTGATCCTAACCTACCCTTTATAAAACAAACCGGGGTCAAACTGCTGTCTGGAAATTATGACTCCACGGAATCGGCGTTGAAGGAAATTGAGAATGGGGTCAAAAAATTCTATCAAGACAACCATTCTGAGTTGACGAATCACAAAGAAGATTCGATTTCTGGCGCTATAGTGGAGATCCAGGACATTTATCAGAACAACTTTTTCCCTGATATAATGAAGGTGCGGTGGGACGTCTACCCGAATAACATCGGCCACCTGAATTTCCCCGGCTGCTATCGCTGCCATGATGGACTTCATAAGAGTGCTGATGGAAAGGTGATCACGAATAAGTGTACTGCCTGCCATACTATTATATCGCAGGGAACGCCAGAGAATATGGAGTATTCAATGGAACCGGATGGGCTTGCATTTCGGCATCCCGAGGATATCGGAGAGATGTGGAAGGAGATAAAGTGTAGCGACTGCCACACCGGCGGACTGCCATGA
- a CDS encoding response regulator transcription factor, with translation MLIADDHALIREGIKALLESCGDIEVVGDATDGGEAIEKTRKLKPDVVLMDIAMPGLGGLEATLEIRNACPQTKIIVLTQYDNKEYIYRFLKAGASGYVLKKATSTELISAIQAVNRGSSFLYPDVAPAVIEGYLQTRDKDIEEDLYENLTNREKQVLKLVAEGYKNNEIADMLYMSVKTVMGHRTHIMEKLNIHSRTELIKFAIRKGLIEVKP, from the coding sequence GTGCTTATCGCCGATGACCACGCCCTTATACGTGAAGGCATAAAGGCACTTCTTGAGAGTTGCGGAGACATTGAGGTCGTAGGCGATGCCACCGATGGTGGGGAAGCTATAGAAAAGACCCGAAAGCTCAAGCCAGATGTGGTGCTAATGGACATAGCTATGCCTGGACTGGGAGGGCTCGAAGCTACGCTGGAGATACGAAATGCCTGTCCCCAGACAAAAATAATCGTCCTTACCCAGTATGATAATAAAGAGTACATATACAGGTTCTTAAAAGCGGGTGCTTCTGGCTATGTTCTTAAAAAAGCAACGAGTACAGAGCTTATATCCGCCATCCAGGCAGTGAATAGAGGCAGCTCATTTTTGTATCCCGATGTAGCTCCTGCCGTGATAGAGGGGTACCTGCAAACAAGGGATAAAGACATTGAGGAGGACCTTTACGAAAACCTCACTAATAGAGAAAAACAGGTGCTAAAGCTCGTCGCAGAGGGCTATAAGAACAATGAGATTGCTGATATGCTTTACATGAGTGTTAAAACTGTGATGGGCCATAGAACACACATAATGGAAAAGCTTAATATTCACAGCCGAACCGAACTCATAAAATTTGCCATTCGAAAGGGATTAATAGAGGTAAAGCCCTAA